One Acropora palmata chromosome 2, jaAcrPala1.3, whole genome shotgun sequence genomic window carries:
- the LOC141873245 gene encoding uncharacterized protein LOC141873245: MASATLIVESEPGGSEQRIGEPQPERQLLIPDQQLVKNFLSEGREETPPNKLTQCMLAVLKFCFVSLGLWDNRWWSCIPRIIVSLLCIYQAVYDMYVVLGCKGFDCGFLQNTTDKNVTHHKDDRKLSNAVYTIASLGAVLSYGFIVVCFILAKQRKDFTLVSPADTMARNLCNKDVLQLCLYFVLITALYVCSVVLFYVIIRNQKRGATFDFLATGVASQFFAQLTAITTCHVFAVSSFALGTFARDAKRRIHDRNEGTLDDIIEIHEALCTLVFNTVSTYKLWFVFHWLSYGAAVILSVIYLSIEFHSRHKYGTPTLNLVYLCLFFICHVYLFIVPCIFAARITSCCTGIYDDINITISSKWNEGHPFRDRSNSALFLSYAKDRQCGFKIGKIRFNTSLAWFSLFFGLTGLLFHFVQ; this comes from the exons ATGGCATCTGCGACGTTGATTGTAGAATCAGAACCGGGTGGTAGTGAACAACGAATTGGGGAACCACAACCTGAACGACAACTTCTTATTCCTGATCAACAACTAGTAAAGAACTTCTTAAGTGAAGGTCGAGAAGAAACACCTCCTAACAAATTAACTCAATGCATGCTtgctgttttaaaattttgcttcGTTTCGCTTGGCTTATGGGACAATCGTTGGTGGAGTTGCATCCCTCGAATTATTGTTAGTCTGCTCTGCATTTATCAAGCAGTTTACGATATGTATGTAGTATTGGGTTGTAAGGGTTTCGATTGCGGATTCTTACAAAATACGACGGACAAAAATGTCACGCATCATAAAGATGACCGAAAACTATCTAACGCAGTCTACACAATCGCCTCGCTGGGGGCTGTCTTGTCATACGGCTTTATCGTGGTCTGTTTCATATTGGCAAAGCAGAGAAAGGACTTTACATTGGTGTCTCCCGCCGATACCATGGCAAGGAATTTATGCAACAAggatgttttgcagttgtgtctGTATTTTGTTCTTATCACCGCTCTTTATGTTTGTTCGGTTGTTCTGTTTTATGTTATTATACGGAACCAGAAGCGTGGCGCAACTTTTGACTTTCTTGCCACTGGAGTGGCGTCGCAGTTTTTCGCACAATTGACAGCCATAACCACTTGTCATGTTTTTGCTGTTAGTTCATTTGCTCTTG GTACATTTGCCAGGGACGCAAAAAGGCGTATCCACGACAGGAATGAAGGAACTCTTGATGACATCATTGAAATTCACGAAGCCTTGTGTACGCTGGTCTTTAATACTGTATCAACCTACAAATTGTGGTTTGTGTTTCACTGGCTTTCTTACGGAGCGGCTGTTATACTCTCCGTTATTTACCTAtcaattgaatttcattcaaGGCACAAGTATGGCACACCGACCCTAAACCTAGTTTACTTGTGTCTATTCTTTATTTGCCACGTGTATTTGTTTATTGTTCCCTGTATTTTCGCTGCGAGGATTACAAGCTGTTGTACTG GTATCTATGATGACATAAACATAACCATCTCTTCTAAATGGAACGAAGGGCATCCGTTTAGAGATCGTTCAAACTCAGCGCTATTTCTTTCTTACGCTAAGGACAGACAGTGTGGGttcaaaattggaaaaattagaTTCAACACTTCTCTTGCgtggttttctttattttttggaTTAACAGGTTTGCTGTTTCACTTTGTCCAGTAA
- the LOC141873244 gene encoding F-box/WD repeat-containing protein 4-like produces MSLLKSDTESARSLNNLPDDVLLAILRFCDTRSLCVLSRVSRNLYRLAKDDSLWKDVALRCVNVHPSNRKSGWNWKELYQVSWNWTHGYCKDRNLLKFKFNLMPWIQHGRFRELYVAQATDVILYKSIKYNDLLSWQPVRTYSGHHGDICKFVVRNGQLVSSSMDNSIRSWDLQTGKCKDIFRGHSSDVNSVDCFDDVIVSGSKDKTVKVWSLQDLSCVHTVHIEDNVWSVSPNPSFRSVVSGSSGHTRGVSPLQLWDIDSGKLIRSLVSGVNRLGAGVRGLKWESPHTLLSCSYDTSVKLWDVRLGSHSVSSCVLKWDDPHDSVVYCIDSDGKWMVISGTNRYGVVRIWDKRFRKCVQCPVRCMRDVFRGLFVCDLVFEYVSLSKRIAPEAINFLCGILFMASKKDGHPPQLVLPFKETSKWRDLLKLESDSSGLVVKPLPFTKTLGEVMEEESTKDEIRVNTLSHCLSLLSKFLDLYQDLLASFEIFAPVKEHLLRCIMLERSHSVLFIHYHLTELHSL; encoded by the exons ATGTCTTTGTTGAAGAGCGACACGGAAAGCGCAAGAAGTTTGAACAATTTGCCAGACGACGTGCTCTTGGCAATTTTGCGTTTTTGTGACACAAGAAGTTTGTGTGTGTTGTCTCGTGTAAGCAGAAATCTTTACCGTCTAGCCAAAGACGACTCGTTATGGAAAGATGTAGCTTTGAGATGTGTCAACGTCCATCCTTCGAATAGAAA ATCTGGTTGGAATTGGAAGGAACTCTACCAGGTCTCTTGGAATTGGACGCATGGGTATTGCAAGGACAGAAATCTTCTCAAGTTTAAATTCAA CCTCATGCCTTGGATTCAACATGGTAGATTCCGAGAGCTGTATGTAGCACAAGCGACTGATGTCATCCTCTATAAGAGTATTAAATACAATGACCTGTTATCGTGGCAACCTGTAAGGACCTACAGTGGTCACCATGGTGAtatttgcaaatttgtggTGAGGAATGGCCAGCTGGTCAGTAGTAGCATGGATAATTCAATACGAAGTTGGGACCTACAGACTGGGAAGTGTAAGGATATTTTCAGAGGCCATAGCAGTGATGTCAACAGTGTGGATTGTTTTGATGATGTCATTGTGTCAGGGTCCAAAGACAAAACTGTCAAG GTATGGTCCCTACAGGATCTCTCCTGTGTCCACACAGTTCACATTGAGGATAATGTTTGGTCAGTTTCTCCTAATCCAAGCTTCAG GAGTGTTGTTAGTGGCAGCAGTGGTCACACCAGAGGAGTTTCACCTTTGCAACTTTGGGATATTGATAG TGGTAAGCTGATAAGAAGCTTAGTGTCAGGTGTGAACAGACTGGGAGCAGGTGTGCGTGGATTAAAGTGGGAATCACCCCACACTCTGCTGTCTTGCAGCTATGACACCAGTGTCAAACTGTGGGATGTACGTCTGGGTAGCCATAG TGTTTCTTCATGTGTGCTGAAGTGGGATGATCCTCATGACTCAGTTGTGTACTGTATTGATTCTGATGGCAAGTGGATGGTAATAAGTGGAACTAACAGATACGGGGTG GTTCGAATATGGGACAAGCGTTTTCGGAAATGTGTTCAA TGTCCAGTGCGATGTATGCGAGATGTTTTCCGAGGCTTATTTGTTTGTGATCTTGTTTTTGAG TACGTTTCTCTTTCGAAGAGAATCGCACCCGAAGCAATTAATTTCCTATGCGGAATTCTCTTTATGGCTTCCAAGAAAGATGGACACCCCC CCCAGCTTGTTTTGCCATTTAAGGAGACCAGTAAATGGCGAGATCTTCTTAAACTCGAGTCCGATTCAAG TGGTTTAGTGGTTAAGCCGTTGCCGTTTACAAAAACTCTTGGAGAAGTCATGGAAGAGGAGTCAACGAAGGACGAAATCAG GGTCAACACGTTGAGTCATTGCCTCTCGCTTTTGAGCAAATTCCTGGACTTGTATCAAGATCTTCTTGCGAGTTTTGAGATTTTCGCACCAGTGAAAGAACATCTGCTAAG ATGTATTATGCTGGAAAGAAGTCATTCAGTCCTGTTTATTCATTATCATTTAACAGAACTTCACTCTTTGTAG